A stretch of Pseudomonas sp. CCC3.1 DNA encodes these proteins:
- a CDS encoding thymidylate synthase, producing MKQYLELVANVIKNGTLQANRTGVKTISLPGAMLRYDLKEGFPAITTRRMAFKSAIGEMCGFLRPVNSAADFRELGCKVWDQNANENAQWLANPFRQGEDDLGEIYGVQWRKWPAYKQVARSNQAAIELCLSQGYRQIAEGEEDGQAYVVLYKAIDQVRQCVDTIINDPGSRRILFHGWNCAQLDEMALPPCHLLYQFHPNVETKEISLTLYIRSNDLGLGTPFNLTEGAALLSLIGRLTGYTPRWFTYFIGDAHVYENHLDMLNEQLTREPFPMPKLVISDRVPEFAKTGVYQPEWLELIEPSDFSLEGYQHHAPMTAPMAV from the coding sequence ATGAAGCAATATCTCGAACTCGTTGCCAACGTCATTAAAAATGGCACCTTGCAAGCCAATCGCACCGGCGTGAAGACCATCAGTCTGCCCGGCGCCATGCTGCGCTATGACCTCAAAGAAGGCTTTCCGGCCATCACCACTCGGCGCATGGCGTTCAAATCGGCGATTGGCGAGATGTGCGGCTTCTTGCGCCCGGTCAACAGCGCGGCGGACTTCCGTGAGCTGGGCTGCAAGGTCTGGGACCAGAACGCCAACGAAAACGCGCAGTGGCTGGCCAACCCGTTCCGTCAGGGCGAAGACGACCTGGGCGAAATCTATGGCGTGCAATGGCGCAAGTGGCCGGCTTACAAGCAAGTGGCCCGCAGCAACCAGGCGGCCATCGAGCTGTGCCTGAGCCAAGGCTATCGTCAGATTGCTGAAGGTGAAGAAGACGGCCAGGCCTACGTGGTGCTGTACAAGGCCATCGACCAAGTGCGCCAGTGCGTGGACACGATCATCAATGATCCGGGCAGCCGCCGTATCTTGTTCCACGGCTGGAACTGCGCCCAGCTCGATGAAATGGCCCTGCCGCCGTGCCATCTGCTGTACCAGTTCCACCCGAACGTCGAGACCAAGGAAATCTCCCTGACCCTCTACATTCGTTCCAACGACCTGGGCCTGGGCACGCCGTTCAACCTGACCGAAGGCGCAGCCCTGCTCAGCCTGATCGGCCGCCTGACGGGCTACACGCCGCGCTGGTTCACGTACTTCATTGGCGATGCCCACGTGTATGAAAATCACTTGGACATGCTCAACGAACAACTGACCCGCGAGCCGTTCCCGATGCCAAAACTGGTGATCTCGGACCGCGTGCCGGAATTCGCCAAGACCGGCGTTTACCAGCCAGAGTGGCTGGAGCTGATCGAACCGAGCGACTTCAGCCTCGAAGGCTACCAGCACCACGCTCCCATGACCGCACCGATGGCGGTGTAA
- the lgt gene encoding prolipoprotein diacylglyceryl transferase: protein MLPYPQIDPVALAIGPLKIHWYGLMYLIGIGAAWLILSRRLHRFDPTWTKEKLSDLVFWVAMGVIVGGRLGYVLFYDLSAYIANPLLIFEVWKGGMAFHGGLIGVMLATWWFGKRNGKSFFQILDFIAPVVPIGLGAGRIGNFINGELWGKASDVPWAMIFPTDPQQLARHPSQLYQFALEGVALFLVLWLYSRKPRPTMAVSGMFALFYGIFRFIVEFVRVPDAQLGYLAFGWVTMGQILCLPMIAGGLFLIWLAYKRDPAAQKAAH, encoded by the coding sequence ATGCTGCCTTACCCGCAGATTGACCCGGTGGCATTGGCCATCGGACCGCTGAAAATCCATTGGTACGGCTTGATGTACCTGATCGGCATTGGCGCCGCCTGGCTGATCCTGTCGCGACGCCTGCACCGCTTCGATCCGACCTGGACCAAAGAGAAACTCTCGGACCTGGTGTTTTGGGTGGCCATGGGCGTGATTGTCGGCGGCCGTTTGGGTTACGTGCTGTTCTACGACCTGAGCGCCTACATCGCCAACCCGTTGCTGATTTTTGAAGTGTGGAAAGGCGGCATGGCGTTCCACGGCGGCCTGATCGGCGTCATGCTGGCCACCTGGTGGTTCGGCAAGCGCAACGGCAAGTCGTTTTTCCAGATTCTGGATTTCATCGCCCCCGTGGTGCCGATTGGTCTGGGCGCAGGGCGCATTGGTAACTTCATCAACGGCGAGCTGTGGGGCAAGGCCAGCGACGTGCCGTGGGCGATGATCTTCCCTACCGACCCGCAACAATTGGCGCGCCATCCGTCGCAGCTTTACCAGTTTGCGCTGGAAGGTGTGGCACTGTTCCTCGTTCTTTGGCTGTACTCGCGTAAACCCCGTCCTACGATGGCGGTTTCCGGGATGTTCGCCCTGTTCTACGGGATCTTCCGGTTCATCGTCGAATTCGTTCGCGTACCCGATGCTCAGCTAGGCTATCTGGCGTTCGGCTGGGTCACGATGGGGCAAATCCTTTGCCTCCCGATGATCGCGGGCGGACTGTTCCTGATCTGGCTGGCTTACAAGCGAGATCCAGCGGCTCAAAAGGCTGCGCATTAA
- a CDS encoding sulfite exporter TauE/SafE family protein: protein MEFLLYLVLGGFAGVLAGLFGVGGGLIIVPVLVFSFTLQGFSHEVLTHLAVGTSLATIIFTSINSVIAHNRKGAVLWPLFAWMSLGILVGAGIGALTAEAISGPHLQKIIGVFAVIIALQMALDLKPKASRTVPGKLGLSVAGSVIGWASAIFGIGGGSLTVPFLTWRGVTMQQAVATSSACGLPIALAGALSFMMIGWHNPDLPAHSLGFVYLPALLGIALTSMFFARFGARLAHKLSPRLLKRLFAALLFCVGLSFLI from the coding sequence ATGGAATTTCTGCTCTATCTGGTGTTGGGAGGCTTCGCTGGCGTGCTGGCTGGGCTGTTTGGAGTCGGTGGCGGGCTGATCATCGTGCCGGTGCTGGTGTTCAGTTTCACCTTGCAAGGTTTTAGCCACGAGGTGTTGACCCATTTGGCCGTGGGTACGTCATTGGCCACTATTATTTTTACCTCGATCAACTCGGTCATTGCGCACAACCGCAAAGGCGCGGTGCTGTGGCCTCTGTTTGCCTGGATGAGCCTGGGCATTCTGGTCGGGGCCGGGATTGGCGCGTTGACCGCTGAGGCGATCTCAGGTCCGCACTTGCAGAAAATCATTGGTGTGTTTGCTGTGATCATCGCCCTGCAAATGGCCCTGGACCTAAAACCCAAGGCCAGCCGAACGGTGCCGGGCAAGTTGGGTCTGAGCGTGGCCGGTAGCGTGATTGGCTGGGCTTCGGCGATTTTCGGGATCGGCGGCGGCTCGCTGACGGTGCCGTTTTTGACCTGGCGCGGCGTGACGATGCAGCAAGCCGTGGCCACCTCGTCGGCCTGTGGGCTGCCGATCGCTTTGGCAGGTGCATTAAGTTTCATGATGATTGGCTGGCACAACCCTGACTTGCCCGCGCATAGTCTCGGGTTTGTTTACTTGCCAGCGCTGCTCGGGATCGCCCTGACCAGCATGTTTTTTGCCCGTTTCGGTGCGCGTTTGGCCCACAAACTCTCGCCACGCCTGCTGAAACGGCTGTTTGCCGCACTGTTGTTCTGTGTCGGTTTGAGTTTCCTGATCTAA
- a CDS encoding NRDE family protein: MCLIVFAWRPGHAQPLVVAANRDEFYARPSLPLAQWVEAPQVFAGRDQQAGGTWLGVGANGRFAALTNIREPHRPPGRRSRGELVSGFLSGNQTITDYFDDVDQRRLSYAGFNLLLGDRDQLWHFNSRELVPQPLSAGLYGLSNAGLDTPWPKLLRAKAALAEVLNDPQPQALLALLKDPQAAPFNKLPDTGVGLATESLLSSVFIASQSYGTRASTALIVNADGSRVMVEHSFGPQGGRLGEVHLTS; the protein is encoded by the coding sequence ATGTGCCTGATTGTCTTCGCTTGGCGCCCCGGCCACGCACAGCCTCTGGTCGTTGCGGCCAACCGTGATGAGTTTTATGCGCGCCCCAGTCTACCGCTGGCCCAGTGGGTTGAAGCGCCGCAGGTATTTGCCGGTCGTGACCAGCAGGCAGGCGGCACCTGGCTGGGCGTGGGAGCGAATGGCCGCTTTGCTGCCCTGACCAATATTCGCGAGCCGCACCGGCCACCGGGCCGGCGTTCACGGGGCGAATTGGTGTCTGGCTTCTTGAGTGGCAACCAGACAATTACTGACTATTTCGACGATGTTGACCAACGAAGACTGAGTTATGCCGGTTTTAACCTGCTGCTGGGTGATCGCGACCAGCTTTGGCATTTCAACTCCAGAGAGCTGGTGCCGCAGCCCCTGAGTGCGGGGCTGTATGGCCTGTCGAATGCCGGGCTGGACACGCCGTGGCCCAAGCTGCTCAGGGCCAAGGCGGCGCTGGCCGAGGTACTGAACGACCCGCAGCCGCAAGCCTTGCTGGCACTGCTCAAAGACCCGCAAGCAGCGCCTTTCAATAAATTGCCCGACACCGGAGTCGGGCTGGCCACCGAGTCGTTGTTGTCGAGTGTGTTTATCGCCAGCCAAAGCTACGGCACGCGCGCCAGCACGGCGTTGATCGTCAACGCTGATGGTTCACGGGTGATGGTGGAACACAGCTTCGGGCCGCAGGGTGGGCGATTGGGCGAGGTGCATCTAACCTCGTAG